Proteins from one Ornithobacterium rhinotracheale genomic window:
- a CDS encoding Na/Pi cotransporter family protein gives MLSLFIDFNNFWFKILNSIGAVALFIFGMKIMSDGAQRIAGRKLRNFINTITQKKSMAILAGIGLTTAIQSSSAVSVLAVSFTNAGLLSLYKAFSIIVGANIGTTLKLWIISLGYEFNFYSLCLPIIAVSLPFYLSKKITKQNWALFIIGFSLMFLGLNFLTQNLAFLTQKGFLAQFLTQNHPLDLLNQLNFLLLGLILTILIQSSSASTSIVLVLFNLGIPLELCASMIIGANIGTSSTAIIASFVANAQAKCVAYFHLGFNLLGGLLFFFITPILIQWLASLSLASNHFIVLVLFHTLFNLVTAIVILPFIEFFANYAERKYNSPQINNPPNDFSPKKLNLINSPLTLTSEMYIYEANKKLLRFVGNIKQSITLVGRLITESDEDKFNELHHRIVLLEREGDRLEKNILGYLNKIYGMDLPINQAKKIYHLIEVSKELESIGDLIIRMSFTHKKRRKTNSFITPKLRTNLLQLQDLVSLATTHLIQNINENNISPNLEKSLELERHTDERYRESYKLLIKSIEQNKIKPLSALLYRDLTQNYEIISDHIFKANKALTR, from the coding sequence ATGCTTAGCTTATTTATAGATTTCAATAATTTTTGGTTTAAAATTCTGAATAGCATTGGTGCTGTGGCTCTTTTCATCTTTGGAATGAAAATCATGAGCGATGGGGCGCAGCGCATTGCTGGGAGAAAGCTTCGCAATTTCATCAACACAATTACACAGAAGAAATCAATGGCGATTTTGGCTGGAATTGGTCTCACAACAGCTATTCAATCATCTTCGGCGGTGAGTGTTTTGGCAGTTTCATTTACCAATGCTGGGCTTCTCTCCCTATACAAAGCTTTCTCTATTATTGTCGGGGCGAACATAGGAACTACGCTCAAGCTATGGATTATCTCGCTAGGCTATGAATTTAATTTTTATAGTTTGTGCTTGCCTATCATTGCCGTATCTCTCCCGTTTTATTTATCCAAAAAAATCACTAAACAAAACTGGGCATTGTTCATTATTGGATTTTCCTTGATGTTTCTGGGCTTAAATTTCTTGACACAGAATTTAGCATTCCTCACTCAAAAAGGTTTTTTAGCTCAATTTTTAACTCAAAATCATCCTTTAGATTTACTGAATCAACTTAATTTTTTATTGCTAGGATTAATCCTCACTATACTAATTCAATCATCTAGTGCTAGCACTTCGATTGTTTTGGTTTTATTTAATTTAGGAATTCCGCTAGAGCTTTGTGCCTCTATGATAATTGGGGCTAATATTGGAACATCCTCCACTGCAATCATCGCCTCTTTTGTGGCCAATGCACAAGCCAAATGCGTAGCATACTTTCATTTAGGCTTCAACTTATTGGGCGGATTATTGTTTTTCTTCATCACTCCTATTTTAATACAATGGCTAGCAAGCCTTAGCCTTGCAAGCAATCATTTTATCGTTTTAGTTTTATTTCACACACTATTCAATCTTGTTACTGCAATAGTTATTTTACCATTTATTGAGTTTTTTGCCAATTATGCAGAAAGAAAATACAACTCGCCGCAAATTAACAATCCTCCAAATGATTTTTCGCCTAAAAAATTAAATCTCATAAATTCTCCGCTCACACTCACATCTGAAATGTATATCTACGAAGCCAATAAAAAACTTTTACGCTTTGTAGGAAACATCAAGCAATCCATCACCCTCGTTGGTAGATTGATTACAGAAAGCGATGAAGATAAGTTTAATGAGCTGCATCATAGAATCGTTTTACTTGAGCGAGAGGGCGACCGTTTAGAAAAAAACATTTTAGGCTATCTCAACAAAATTTACGGCATGGATCTCCCTATTAATCAAGCTAAAAAAATATACCACCTCATCGAGGTTTCAAAAGAATTAGAGAGCATTGGAGATTTAATCATCAGGATGTCTTTTACCCACAAAAAAAGAAGAAAAACCAATAGTTTTATCACGCCTAAACTACGCACCAATTTATTACAACTCCAAGATTTAGTATCCCTTGCCACTACACATTTAATTCAGAATATTAATGAAAACAATATTTCTCCTAATTTAGAAAAATCACTGGAGCTAGAACGACACACAGATGAACGATACAGAGAATCCTATAAATTACTAATTAAGTCGATTGAACAAAATAAAATCAAACCGCTAAGCGCACTACTATACAGAGATTTAACACAAAACTACGAAATCATAAGCGACCATATTTTTAAAGCCAACAAAGCCCTTACCCGATAA
- a CDS encoding deoxycytidylate deaminase has protein sequence MDKKYKYDIAYLRMAKIWGELSYCKRKQVGALIVKDRMIISDGYNGTPSGFENTCEDDANQTKWYVLHAEANAILKVAASTQSCKGATLYITLSPCKECSKLVYQSGVKRVVYMDQYSDTSGLEFLAKAGVEITQISAEEIDEEMV, from the coding sequence ATGGACAAGAAATACAAATACGATATCGCTTACTTGCGTATGGCTAAAATCTGGGGGGAACTCTCATATTGCAAGCGAAAGCAGGTGGGCGCTTTGATTGTGAAAGACCGAATGATCATCTCTGATGGCTACAATGGCACACCAAGCGGCTTTGAAAACACATGCGAAGATGATGCCAATCAAACTAAATGGTATGTACTCCACGCCGAAGCCAATGCAATTTTGAAAGTGGCGGCTTCTACTCAAAGTTGCAAGGGCGCAACACTCTATATTACGCTTTCGCCATGCAAAGAATGCAGCAAATTGGTGTACCAAAGCGGCGTCAAACGCGTGGTGTACATGGATCAATATTCCGATACTTCTGGCTTGGAGTTTTTAGCCAAAGCTGGAGTAGAAATCACTCAAATTTCAGCCGAAGAAATCGATGAAGAAATGGTTTAA
- a CDS encoding acyl transferase, which produces MIDIQDIFKIQNQQEFEEMTLRVFHFQAEHCEVYRQFIQYLNINPKEIDSVEKIPFLPISFFKQFKILTEQNTYEKVFTSSGTTGENTSHHYVHRLKIYHDELDESFRYFFGNYTDYEIFSLLPAYAERTGSSLIDMVEHWKKQTQQNTQIHYLYNHGQLKEDLIKAQQSGKKIILIGVSFALIDFAEAFPFEIKNTILIETGGMKGRKKEITREELHSILKSAFGLKEIYSEYGMTELLSQAYSMGNQRFKTPPWMQILLRDTEDPLSLVPQGKTGGINVIDLANLYSCSFIATDDLGKMYPNNEFEILGRFDNSDVRGCNLLLLG; this is translated from the coding sequence ATGATTGATATTCAAGATATTTTTAAAATCCAAAATCAGCAGGAATTTGAAGAAATGACTTTGCGTGTGTTCCACTTCCAAGCGGAACATTGCGAGGTTTATCGTCAATTTATCCAGTATTTAAACATCAATCCAAAGGAAATCGATTCGGTAGAAAAAATCCCATTTTTGCCTATTTCTTTTTTTAAACAATTTAAAATCTTAACCGAGCAAAATACCTACGAAAAGGTTTTTACCAGCTCGGGCACCACGGGCGAAAACACGAGCCACCATTATGTGCATCGTTTAAAGATTTATCATGATGAATTGGACGAGAGTTTCCGATATTTCTTTGGAAATTATACCGATTACGAGATTTTCTCGCTCCTGCCCGCCTATGCCGAGCGCACGGGCTCTTCGTTGATCGACATGGTGGAACATTGGAAAAAACAAACCCAGCAAAACACGCAGATTCACTATTTATACAATCACGGGCAATTAAAAGAAGATTTGATTAAAGCTCAACAGTCGGGCAAAAAAATCATTCTCATCGGTGTGAGTTTTGCCTTAATTGATTTTGCCGAAGCTTTTCCTTTTGAGATCAAAAACACCATTTTGATCGAAACAGGTGGCATGAAAGGACGCAAAAAAGAAATCACGCGCGAGGAATTACACTCGATTTTAAAATCCGCTTTTGGGCTAAAAGAAATCTACTCCGAATATGGCATGACCGAACTGCTCTCACAAGCGTATTCTATGGGCAATCAGCGGTTCAAAACTCCGCCTTGGATGCAGATTTTGCTCCGCGATACCGAAGACCCGCTGAGCCTCGTGCCACAAGGAAAAACGGGAGGCATCAATGTAATAGATTTAGCAAATTTGTATTCTTGTAGCTTTATCGCTACCGATGATTTGGGCAAAATGTATCCCAACAACGAATTTGAGATTTTAGGCAGATTCGACAACAGCGATGTGCGTGGCTGCAATCTTTTGCTTTTAGGCTAA
- a CDS encoding CvpA family protein yields the protein MNILDLVLGGALLYGIFTGYRRGVFRQIAGIIGVYLALVFGLKYSYVVGDLLQESGIAQEKTAPFISFCIAFILILIGIHFLAGFLRKLSRGIGLGLLENLLGAVLGGVKISLFVGAFLFFMLRVNGKTHFLPEETLSESILLPYFKIGFPIIESFWHSLVKP from the coding sequence ATGAATATACTCGATTTGGTGCTGGGCGGAGCGCTTCTTTACGGCATTTTCACGGGCTATCGCCGTGGGGTTTTTAGACAAATTGCAGGAATCATAGGGGTGTACCTTGCACTTGTTTTTGGGCTAAAGTACTCGTATGTCGTGGGCGATTTGTTACAAGAGAGCGGCATTGCTCAAGAAAAAACAGCGCCTTTCATCAGTTTCTGTATTGCTTTTATTTTAATTCTGATTGGAATTCATTTTTTGGCAGGTTTTTTACGAAAATTAAGCCGTGGCATCGGGCTGGGCTTGCTAGAGAATCTTCTGGGCGCAGTGCTGGGTGGCGTAAAAATATCGCTCTTCGTGGGTGCTTTTCTGTTTTTTATGCTTAGAGTGAATGGCAAAACACATTTTTTACCTGAAGAAACACTCTCAGAAAGTATTCTTTTGCCTTATTTTAAAATTGGCTTTCCTATCATTGAATCGTTTTGGCATAGCCTTGTAAAACCTTAA
- a CDS encoding Nramp family divalent metal transporter — MEKKAWKRERLTQSLAEAHASINIPENSSFWRKLLAFVGPGLMVAVGYMDPGNWATDIEGGAKFGYTLLFVILLSNIFAMFLQYLALKLGIATERDLAQACRDHYSPVTNFILWILCEIAIAAMDLAEVIGSAIALNLLFGIPLPWGVAITVADVFLILFLQSKGFRKLESVVGALIIIIAGCFMYELVVSSPNMPDVVKGLLPQPEIVTNPSMLYIAVGILGATVMPHNLYLHSSVVQTRNYKRTESGKKMAIKYATIESNISLLLAFFINAAILITAAATFHGTPYENIADIHDAYQMLTPVLGASLASTLFAIALLASGQNSTITGTLAGQIVMEGFLNLRLKPWVRRLVTRLIAVIPAMIVAILYGEKGTNELLILSQVILSMQLSFAVIPLVKFTSSKAKMGRFVNTLWIKIVAWIITIIIVILNLFLLIETFKQL; from the coding sequence ATGGAAAAAAAAGCGTGGAAAAGAGAACGACTAACCCAAAGCTTAGCCGAAGCACATGCGAGTATTAACATTCCAGAAAATAGTAGTTTCTGGAGAAAATTATTAGCATTTGTAGGCCCAGGCTTAATGGTTGCCGTAGGCTATATGGATCCCGGAAACTGGGCTACAGATATAGAAGGAGGAGCCAAATTTGGCTATACTTTGCTGTTTGTAATTTTGCTTTCCAACATTTTTGCCATGTTTTTGCAGTATTTAGCATTGAAACTAGGCATCGCCACCGAACGAGATTTAGCGCAGGCCTGTCGAGACCATTACTCGCCCGTCACCAACTTCATACTTTGGATTCTCTGTGAAATAGCCATTGCCGCCATGGATTTGGCAGAAGTCATAGGTTCTGCCATTGCATTGAATTTGCTTTTTGGGATTCCGTTGCCGTGGGGTGTTGCCATTACGGTGGCCGATGTGTTTTTGATTTTATTCCTTCAGTCCAAAGGTTTTAGAAAACTAGAAAGTGTCGTAGGGGCTTTGATCATCATTATAGCAGGCTGTTTTATGTATGAATTGGTGGTGAGCTCTCCCAATATGCCCGATGTTGTAAAAGGCTTGCTCCCTCAGCCAGAAATTGTTACCAATCCCTCTATGCTCTACATCGCAGTAGGAATTTTGGGAGCGACAGTGATGCCCCACAACTTATATTTACACAGTAGCGTGGTGCAAACTCGCAACTACAAACGCACAGAAAGTGGCAAAAAAATGGCCATAAAATATGCAACCATCGAAAGTAATATTTCGCTACTTTTGGCATTCTTCATCAATGCGGCGATTTTGATTACCGCTGCCGCTACTTTCCACGGAACACCTTATGAAAACATTGCCGATATTCATGATGCGTACCAGATGCTTACGCCAGTTTTGGGGGCAAGTTTAGCGAGTACGCTTTTTGCGATTGCACTTTTGGCTTCGGGGCAAAACTCTACGATTACGGGAACGCTGGCGGGACAAATCGTGATGGAAGGTTTTTTAAATTTAAGATTAAAACCTTGGGTGCGCCGATTGGTTACTCGATTGATTGCCGTGATTCCTGCCATGATTGTCGCTATATTGTATGGCGAAAAAGGAACCAACGAGCTTTTGATTTTAAGCCAAGTAATCCTTTCTATGCAATTAAGTTTTGCCGTGATTCCTTTAGTTAAATTCACCAGTAGCAAAGCCAAAATGGGACGATTCGTCAATACGCTTTGGATTAAAATCGTGGCGTGGATTATCACCATTATTATCGTGATTTTAAACTTATTTTTACTTATAGAAACCTTCAAACAACTTTAA
- a CDS encoding alpha/beta fold hydrolase yields the protein MQIIRDFYQQEKEGLTPHEIFYQLLVPSEKPKATFLIIHGMEEHSDRYLDFAKFMVEQGFAVMLYDHLGHGKTAKNTENLSFIMPNNPAMHLVEDAGAMTDFLHQKFPEIPHFVMGHSMGSFVLRCLLQKKSADFQGAIVMGTGARVFGTSLAKGFLAILNKIIPRYKSHLINGVFARMNNRFFKEEPLFHDLNWLSVNHQNRENYHQDPLCGEPFSVNGFYALLGVVDCATKAHWAKNISPELPMLFISGNDDPIGDFGKGVKKAATQAQAGEREVALKLYPKMRHEILNEEIKNQVYCDIENWISMHLA from the coding sequence ATGCAAATTATTAGGGATTTTTATCAGCAAGAAAAAGAAGGTTTGACACCGCACGAAATCTTTTACCAATTATTAGTACCGAGCGAAAAGCCAAAAGCCACTTTTTTGATTATTCACGGCATGGAGGAGCATAGCGACAGGTATTTAGATTTTGCCAAATTCATGGTGGAGCAAGGTTTTGCTGTGATGCTGTACGACCATTTAGGACACGGAAAAACGGCGAAAAATACCGAAAATTTAAGTTTTATTATGCCAAATAATCCTGCTATGCACTTGGTGGAAGATGCTGGTGCGATGACCGATTTTTTGCATCAAAAATTCCCTGAAATTCCACATTTTGTCATGGGGCATTCTATGGGGTCTTTTGTGTTGCGATGCCTATTGCAAAAGAAATCTGCCGATTTTCAAGGAGCTATTGTCATGGGGACGGGTGCACGCGTGTTTGGAACAAGCTTGGCTAAAGGATTTTTAGCTATTTTAAACAAAATCATTCCACGCTATAAGAGCCATTTAATCAATGGTGTTTTTGCTAGAATGAACAACCGATTTTTCAAGGAAGAACCTTTGTTTCATGATTTAAATTGGCTGAGCGTGAACCACCAAAACCGAGAAAATTATCATCAAGATCCGTTGTGTGGTGAGCCGTTTTCGGTAAATGGATTTTATGCCTTGCTCGGCGTGGTGGATTGTGCGACCAAAGCTCATTGGGCTAAAAATATTTCGCCTGAATTGCCAATGCTTTTCATCAGCGGAAACGACGACCCGATTGGCGATTTTGGCAAAGGCGTGAAAAAAGCGGCGACCCAAGCCCAAGCTGGTGAGCGAGAAGTCGCACTTAAATTATATCCTAAAATGCGTCACGAGATTTTGAACGAAGAGATTAAAAATCAAGTGTACTGTGATATTGAAAATTGGATTTCGATGCATTTAGCCTAA
- the pth gene encoding aminoacyl-tRNA hydrolase: MQKYLIVGLGNIGEEYRDTRHNIGFMVVDELARKVDQKFKPSNFGEIIQFKYKARPVTVLKPDTYMNLSGKAVSFWAKKENIPVENILVITDDLNLPFGTLRMRGKGSDGGHNGLKSIQALLGTTQYPKLRFGIGDEFSRGGQIDYVLGKWSEEEQAKMAERLDKASDACLSFVFAGLANTMNTFNGK, from the coding sequence ATGCAAAAATATTTGATTGTAGGCTTAGGCAATATTGGAGAAGAATATCGAGATACACGCCACAACATTGGTTTTATGGTCGTAGATGAATTGGCTAGAAAAGTAGACCAAAAGTTTAAGCCGTCTAATTTCGGAGAAATCATTCAGTTTAAATACAAAGCGCGTCCCGTAACGGTGCTGAAACCCGATACTTATATGAATTTGAGCGGGAAAGCCGTGAGTTTTTGGGCTAAAAAAGAAAATATCCCTGTCGAAAATATTTTGGTTATTACCGATGATTTGAATTTGCCTTTTGGCACTTTGCGCATGCGTGGCAAAGGTAGCGATGGCGGGCACAATGGGCTCAAGAGCATCCAAGCCTTGTTGGGCACTACGCAATATCCTAAGCTAAGATTTGGCATCGGCGATGAGTTTTCTCGAGGCGGACAAATTGATTATGTGCTCGGAAAATGGAGCGAAGAGGAGCAGGCTAAAATGGCGGAGCGTTTGGACAAAGCATCGGATGCTTGTTTAAGTTTTGTTTTTGCAGGTTTAGCCAATACCATGAATACCTTTAACGGAAAATAA